A stretch of DNA from Drosophila virilis strain 15010-1051.87 chromosome 5, Dvir_AGI_RSII-ME, whole genome shotgun sequence:
GTGGACTTGGCACGAGGGTCGCCAGGCATACTATCTGCACCAGTTCCTTGCCAAGCAGCCGGATCTCAACTACCGCAATCCCAAAGTTGTGGAGGCCATGAAGGATGTCCTTCGATTCTGGCTGCGCAAAGGCGTCTATGGCTTCCGCATCGATGCTGTGCCGCATGTCTTCGAAGTCGCGCCCGACTCCAACGGAGATTGGCCCGATGAGCCAAGGAATGAGTATGTTAGCGATCCGGAGGATTACTCCTATTTGGACCACATCTATACCACAAATCAGCCCGAAACCATTGATTTGGTTTACCAATTCCGCCAGGTCATCGAAGAGATTGATCAGGAGCTGGGTGGTGACGATCGTGTCCTCCTCACCGAGGCATATGCTCCCTTGGATGTGCTGATGCAGTACTACGGCAACAGCACCCACAATGGTTCCCAGATTCCGTTCAACTTTGAGCTGCTCTCAAACATCAACTTCAACTCCGATGCGTATCATTATTCAGAGCTATTGCATAACTGGTTGGACAACATGCCTGCCGATAAGGTGGCCAACTGGGTGCTGGGCAATCATGACCAGAGCCGCATTGGCACGCGCCTGGGCGCCGATCGAATTGATGCTACCaacatgctgctgctgacgctgcCTGGCATCAGTGTCAATTACCAGGGAGAGGAAATAGGCATGGAAGACGTCTGGATCAGCTGGGAAGACACTGTGGATCCGCAGGCATGCCAGTCCAACCAACAGGAGTTCGAGCGCCTCACACGCGATCCTGTCCGCACGCCATTCCAGTGGAGTGATGAGGAGTTCGCTGGTTTTACTAATGGCTCCAGCACCTGGCTGCCTGTTTCGGACAAATACAAGCTGGTGAATGTGAAACGGGAACGTGGCATTGCTCTCAGTCATCTGAACATCTACAAGCAGCTGCGAGCTCTGCGCG
This window harbors:
- the Mal-A3 gene encoding maltase A3, coding for MLTKSLTLCCLLALVLPTLAEVGWWRTAQFYQIYPRSFKDSDGDGVGDLNGITQQLAYLKEIGTTATWLSPIFTSPMADFGYDVADFYDIDPLFGNMEDFEKLLERAKQLDIKIILDFVPNHSSDECDWFIRSAAGEEEYKDFYVWHTGKVVNGIRQPPTNWISVFRGSQWTWHEGRQAYYLHQFLAKQPDLNYRNPKVVEAMKDVLRFWLRKGVYGFRIDAVPHVFEVAPDSNGDWPDEPRNEYVSDPEDYSYLDHIYTTNQPETIDLVYQFRQVIEEIDQELGGDDRVLLTEAYAPLDVLMQYYGNSTHNGSQIPFNFELLSNINFNSDAYHYSELLHNWLDNMPADKVANWVLGNHDQSRIGTRLGADRIDATNMLLLTLPGISVNYQGEEIGMEDVWISWEDTVDPQACQSNQQEFERLTRDPVRTPFQWSDEEFAGFTNGSSTWLPVSDKYKLVNVKRERGIALSHLNIYKQLRALRDEPTLKQGDVTVNAIGPNVLAFKRSLAGHKSYITVININDDVESVNLDSVFTELSSQLSYVVVNDKSARRKNDVTYANSVLLMPKEAIVLSTI